One window from the genome of Hydractinia symbiolongicarpus strain clone_291-10 chromosome 1, HSymV2.1, whole genome shotgun sequence encodes:
- the LOC130649587 gene encoding uncharacterized protein LOC130649587 isoform X2 produces the protein MCAHVQNLPTSFFMLDSKKPVPTPRENHEEAIECSNTYLSIQRPVPAPRRAKTIKESTREKDFEMFDWQPTPRPRATTDSNLTRQEGPELTFLMHVHAEKEGLEAEANAYSLDPTECCHSEVASTCNFESTFSSLCTNYSTLSSMKPFLKSKRPDNCPTQLKKKIYECEEKSKMMTTQLRKLTKNRKDQKEEKVYLVS, from the exons ATGTGCGCGCATGTACAAAATTTaccaacttcatttttcatgtTAGATAGTAAGAAACCCGTACCAACACCGAGAGAAAATCACGAGGAGGCGATT GAATGCAGTAACACTTATTTAT CAATACAAAGACCTGTGCCAGCACCCCGACGTGCTAAAACGATAAAG GAATCAACTCGAGAAAAAG attttgaaatgttcgATTGGCAGCCTACACCAAGGCCAAGAGCAACAACGGACTCTAATCTA ACAAGACAAGAGGGTCCAG AACTAACTTTTTTAATGCACGTTCATGCAGAAAAAGag ggATTGGAAGCTGAAGCAAATG CATATTCATTGGACCCAACAGAATGTTGTCATTCAGAG GTTGCTTCCACTTGCA attttGAGTCAACATTTTCAAGCTTGTGTACTAATTACAGTACATTATCGTCAATGAAACCGTTTTTAAAATCG AAAAGGCCTGACAACTGTCCGACGcaattaaagaagaaaatataCGAATGCGAAGAGAAATCGAAAATGATGACAACACAACTGCGAAAGCTCACAAAAAACAGGAAAGACCAAAAAGAAGAGAAAGTATACTTGGTGTCATGA
- the LOC130630197 gene encoding uncharacterized protein LOC130630197: MVQSHVKTLLLNQVKDIGSAKTQFSLWILWKKPVEGTSEFIEVDKVFHSNMTPIFQGSDVEENNDEECFKWSIIAALHHEEIKYNPECISKLGSYAEVYSWQGIEFPTIIKDISKFEKNNPDIAVNVLFVTGKTCNILRRSTHNEREKQVNLLLLTNDKKTNYITIKNLSRLLGSDISKNHPKMHFCMNCLQAFPTIELRDKHYTYCKDNEAVKITMPTEKEKWLYYKDVQQQFKVPFAIYADFKSLLIPMKEKAKETKMKKLNKHVACGWCTYSTFAYGDVLDPLYRYRGKNCVKMFVQHLEDKVKRLYTTSPQHDMLPLTEVLQREYEAAKICHICMKPFDDPKIRRVRDHCHYTGLYGGAAHNTCNFNYKIPSHVPVIFHNLSGYDAHLFIRELGEKYDTQDIGCIAENTEMYFSFNLKCKVPIASMGYGDGDTYKKIEIRFIDSCRFMTFSLEKLASHLDDEQCKNLRWYFAEDDTFKLIRRKGVYPYEFVNSWQ; encoded by the exons ATGGTGCAATCGCACGTGAAAACCTTGCTTCTCAACCAGGTTAAAGACATAGGGTCTGCAAAGACGCAATTCTCCCTCTGGATCCTATGGAAGAAACCAGTGGAGGGTACCAGCGAGTTTATCGAGGTGGATAAAGTCTTTCACAGCAACATGACACCAATCTTCCAGGGTAGCGATGTGGAGGAG AACAATGATGAAGAGTGTTTCAAGTGGAGTATCATAGCAGCGCTACATCATGAGGAAATAAAATACAATCCAGAATGCATAAGTAAGCTGGGATCCTATGCGGAGGTATATAGCTGGCAAGGCATTGAGTTTCCAACAATCATCAAGGACATCTCTAAATTCGAGAAGAACAACCCAGACATCGCAGTGAATGTCTTATTCGTGACGGGGAAGACGTGCAATATCCTACGTCGTTCGACACACAACGAACGCGAGAAACAGGTTAATCTGCTACTCCTCACGAATGACAAGAAGACCAACTATATAACCATCAAAAATCTCTCACGGCTATTGGGTAGTGATATATCAAAGAATCATCCAAAGATGCACTTCTGTATGAACTGCTTACAAGCCTTTCCAACAATCGAATTGCGAGACAAACATTATACCTACTGCAAAGATAACGAAGCGGTCAAGATCACGATGCCAACCGAAAAGGAAAAGTGGCTCTACTACAAGGATGTTCAACAGCAATTTAAGGTACCCTTCGCCATATATGCAGATTTCAAGAGCCTTTTGATCCCAATGAAAGAGAAGGCGAAGGAGACCAAGATGAAAAAGTTGAATAAGCACGTAGCGTGTGGGTGGTGCACGTATAGTACCTTCGCATATGGGGATGTACTCGATCCCTTGTATAGATATCGTGGCAAAAACTGCGTGAAAATGTTCGTCCAACACCTAGAGGATAAAGTAAAGCGGCTCTATACTACCTCCCCACAGCATGACATGCTGCCCTTAACTGAGGTGCTACAAAGAGAGTACGAAGCGGCAAAGATATGTCACATCTGCATGAAACCCTTCGACGACCCGAAGATTCGCAGAGTTCGGGATCACTGTCACTACACCGGTCTATATGGGGGTGCCGCGCACAATACCTGCAATTTCAACTATAAAATACCCAGCCACGTACCCGTGATTTTCCACAATCTTTCAGGGTACGACGCCCACTTGTTCATTAGAGAATTGGGGGAGAAGTATGATACTCAGGATATCGGTTGTATCGCTGAAAACACGGAAATGTATTTCTCCTTCAACTTAAAATGCAAGGTACCAATTGCAAGCATGGGGTACGGTGATGGTGATACGTATAAGAAGATCGAAATCAGGTTCATCGACAGCTGTCGCTTTATGACATTCTCGTTAGAGAAATTGGCAAGCCACCTCGATGATGAACAGTGTAAAAATCTCCGTTGGTATTTCGCTGAGGATGACACTTTTAAACTCATACGCAGAAAAGGTGTCTATCCCTACGAATTCGTGAATTCCTGgcaataa
- the LOC130649580 gene encoding uncharacterized protein LOC130649580, producing MKAEEWFDKPILPDVLLKAFKENNGDKASDIVSYTEDDLLKPLECNAQDGKVKVSNIRSGDTGYVFVCDVSPFCSKRWYRGRMSKLYVELMFQNATCATFLVWKVNNTQYIITVMLAKGQLKHFVVLQMDDWLFLDKSRSYDSFFSIVQECNSDEMPMYNPLKVPNALCGCPFENIEMPTQREADIVYVSTHDTRHYENDTNFEVKNGDLIRKCGFCRKCELTIVKRLDNSSFGLVKTMKNKECFGVSWYAGDLSLQESQQLLNGKESGSFLVLNCEKPIGQYIVAISTNSTVEYLQVEDVDDFLSFKINGESHNCTSLCEVIQVLLCLKKICLPTEASYDRNRERLLAANQQHITRIGHMIFGMTRDKEAKKINNSTGFDYSYCYETSPPALPKHLIQEYAPDALKEVRPAPAVKRQNKPNLSNSSEGINEPKYFETVKEENTSNTEKLEQELDSNRSLYSDSNNDDNDDNDDNDDIDDVCDNSGAEELLDNSTRYSPLQNDDDVAYQNTFTEHEYVAAKNNLETSAELRDAVSYCSIEQFLCSHDM from the exons ATGAAGGCAGAg GAATGGTTCGACAAACCCATACTGCCAGATGTTTTGTTAAAAGCTTTCAAAGAAAATAATGGAGAT aaagcgAGCGACATTGTTTCTTACACAGAAGACGATTTGCTCAAACCTCTTGAATGCAACGCACAG GATGGAAAAGTCAAAGTGAGCAATATTAGAAGTGGTGATACAGGATACGTGTTTGTATGTGATGTCTCTCCATTCTGTTCAAAAAG ATGGTATCGCGGCAGAATGTCTAAGTTATATGTAGAACTTATGTTCCAGAACGCAACATGTGCAACGTTTTTGGTCTGGAAAGTCAACAATACTCAATACATCATAACAGTAATGCTTGCAAA AGGACAGTTGAAACATTTTGTAGTTCTCCAAATGGACGACTGGCTTTTCTTGGACAAAAGCAGAAGCTATGATAGTTTTTTCAGCATAGTCcag GAATGCAACTCAGATGAGATGCCAATGTACAATCCTCTCAAAG TTCCGAATGCACTTTGTGGATGTCCTTTCGAAAATATCGAG atgcCAACACAAAGAGAAGCCGATATTGTTTATGTTTCAACGCATGATACTAGGCACTAC GAAAATGACACAAATTTTGAAGTTAAAAATGGAGATCTTATAAGGAAATGTGGATTTTGTCGAAAG tgtGAGTTAACAATTGTAAAACGACTTGACAATTCCAGTTTTGGCTTGGTTAAGacaatgaaaaataaagaatgttTCGGTGTAAG CTGGTATGCTGGAGATTTGTCATTACAAGAATCTCAACAACTTTTAAATGGAAAAGAAAGTGGTTCCTTTCTGGTGCTTAATTGTGAAAAACCGATTGGACAATACATCGTTGCAATCAGTACAAATAG TACCGTCGAGTACTTACAAGTAGAAGATGTTGATGACTTTCTGTCGTTTAAAATCAATGGAGAGAGCCATAATTGCACATCTCTATGTGAGGTCATTCAG GTTTTGCTATGCCTGAAGAAGATCTGCTTACCAACTGAAGCCAGTTATGATAGAAATCGTGAGAGATTGTTAGCAGCTAACCAACAACACATTACCAGAATAG GACATATGATATTTGGTATGACACGCGATAAGGAAGCAAAGAAAATTAACAATAGCACAGGCTTTGACTACTCCTATTGCTACGAAACTTCCCCGCCAGCACTGCCAAAACACTTAATCCAAGAATATGCACCTGATGCTCTTAAAGAAGTTCGTCCGGCACCTGCAGTGAAACGCCAAAATAAGCCAAATCTTTCCAACAGTTCTGAAGGAATCAATGAGCCAAAATACTTTGAAACTGTCAAAGAAGAA AATACCAGCAACACTGAAAAACTGGAACAAGAACTG GATTCCAACAGATCGCTCTATTCAGATTCTAACAATGATGACAATGATGACAATGATGACAATGATGACATTGATG atgTGTGCGATAACAGTGGAGCAGAAGAGTTATTG GACAATTCCACGAGATACTCGCCGCTACAG AATGACGATGATGTTGCTTATCAAAATACTTTTACAG AACATGAATACGTTGCAGCAAAAAATAATCTTGAGACAAGTGCAGAATTAAGGGACGCAGTAAGTTATTGCAGCATCGAGCAATTCTTGTGTTCTCATGACATGTGA
- the LOC130649587 gene encoding uncharacterized protein LOC130649587 isoform X1: protein MCAHVQNLPTSFFMLDSKKPVPTPRENHEEAIECSNTYLSIQRPVPAPRRAKTIKESTREKDFEMFDWQPTPRPRATTDSNLTRQEGPELTFLMHVHAEKEGLEAEANAYSLDPTECCHSEVASTCNFESTFSSLCTNYSTLSSMKPFLKSSLLRDLGSRDRQHLCKHLDSRREYEKLAYYLQEPLKLTQIEIDNLFLAGENPASAFFKAFMIKKTDFKVRKFQQYMKEMGRKDVLDYMKKKEWPELFLEIPFDPREELVSYLNKSPGNWKIFATKCGYSSDDIALIQGDHMEKKSATEFLLTIINQRCPDLTIDNLREAFAKMKRHDLIHFLDKKTSMVA from the exons ATGTGCGCGCATGTACAAAATTTaccaacttcatttttcatgtTAGATAGTAAGAAACCCGTACCAACACCGAGAGAAAATCACGAGGAGGCGATT GAATGCAGTAACACTTATTTAT CAATACAAAGACCTGTGCCAGCACCCCGACGTGCTAAAACGATAAAG GAATCAACTCGAGAAAAAG attttgaaatgttcgATTGGCAGCCTACACCAAGGCCAAGAGCAACAACGGACTCTAATCTA ACAAGACAAGAGGGTCCAG AACTAACTTTTTTAATGCACGTTCATGCAGAAAAAGag ggATTGGAAGCTGAAGCAAATG CATATTCATTGGACCCAACAGAATGTTGTCATTCAGAG GTTGCTTCCACTTGCA attttGAGTCAACATTTTCAAGCTTGTGTACTAATTACAGTACATTATCGTCAATGAAACCGTTTTTAAAATCG agTTTGCTTCGGGATTTGGGCAGTCGCGATCGTCAACATCTCTGTAAACATCTAGATTCTAGGAGAGAGTATGAAAAGCTAGCATACTATCTACAGGAACCATTGAAGCTCACACAAATTGAAATAGATAACCTGTTCTTAGCAGGAGAAAATCCTGCTTCAGCATTTTTTAAGGCTTTCATGATAAAGAAAACAGATTTCAAAGTCAGGAAATTTCAACAGTATATGAAAGAGATGGGCAGAAAAGATGTGCTTGAttatatgaagaaaaaagaatGGCCTGAATTGTTTCTTGAAATACCATTTGATCCGCGGGAAGAGCTTGTCTCGTATCTGAACAAGTCTCCGGGTAATTGGAAGATATTTGCTACAAAGTGTGGATACTCCTCTGATGACATTGCACTTATTCAAGGCGACCACATGgaaaagaaaagtgctacggagTTTTTGCTGACTATCATAAATCAACGATGCCCAGATTTGACAATTGACAATTTACGAGAAGCATTTGCTAAAATGAAGCGACATGACCTGATTCATTTTTTGGATAAAAAGACATCTATGGTGGCTTAA